The following are encoded together in the Paludisphaera mucosa genome:
- a CDS encoding YebC/PmpR family DNA-binding transcriptional regulator, translated as MGRIFEKRKASIFKTSAQKSKLFSKYGRQLYMAAKNGVPDPEANPALRALVEKAKRDNVASHVIDKAIQKAAGAGGEDFQPARYEGFGPGGSLVIVDCLTDNNTRTISDIRNCFSKTGSKLAANGSVVMSFDHLAVLSFSGDDEEKVIEALFAADVAVEEVECKDGGITIFAPPAEFYKAKMALLEAFPGLELEVQEITFLPQVGKILSGDDLAVFEKLLGMLNDCDDVQEIYHNVDLPGESTSG; from the coding sequence ATGGGACGGATCTTCGAGAAGCGCAAGGCGTCGATCTTCAAAACCTCCGCTCAGAAATCCAAGCTCTTTTCCAAGTATGGAAGACAGTTGTACATGGCCGCCAAGAATGGAGTGCCCGACCCGGAAGCCAATCCGGCCTTGCGCGCACTCGTCGAGAAGGCCAAGCGCGACAACGTGGCCAGTCATGTGATTGACAAGGCGATCCAGAAAGCGGCCGGCGCGGGGGGCGAAGACTTCCAGCCCGCGCGTTATGAGGGGTTTGGTCCCGGCGGCTCCCTGGTCATCGTCGATTGCTTGACCGACAACAATACACGCACCATCTCCGATATTCGCAACTGCTTCAGCAAGACGGGGTCCAAATTGGCCGCCAATGGATCCGTGGTCATGTCGTTCGACCACCTGGCGGTGCTTTCTTTCAGCGGCGACGACGAGGAAAAGGTCATCGAGGCCCTGTTCGCCGCGGATGTCGCCGTCGAAGAGGTCGAATGCAAGGATGGCGGCATCACGATTTTCGCTCCTCCCGCCGAGTTCTACAAAGCGAAAATGGCCCTGCTCGAGGCGTTCCCCGGTCTGGAGCTGGAGGTTCAGGAGATCACTTTCCTCCCGCAGGTCGGCAAGATTCTCAGCGGGGACGATTTGGCCGTGTTCGAGAAATTGCTAGGCATGCTCAACGATTGCGACGACGTGCAGGAGATCTACCACAACGTCGACCTTCCCGGCGAATCGACGTCCGGATAG